One window from the genome of Podospora pseudocomata strain CBS 415.72m chromosome 1 map unlocalized CBS415.72m_1.2, whole genome shotgun sequence encodes:
- a CDS encoding uncharacterized protein (EggNog:ENOG503NXA2) has protein sequence MCLNLFGKQGKAGLKIVDAKFPCRKVLQAGMDGAQDAADAAFLCLDLPELPGEHDDISIVFEDEAERDKLAACLPAPVKGGSRLIPRDEGVEGVSGIHDGGAFKDQNKKGFKRLFIRSHEIYPLNLIS, from the exons ATGTGTTTGAATCTTTTCGGAAAGCAGGGGAAGGCGGGGCTCAAGATTGTGGATGCCAAGTTCCCGTGCCGAAAGGTGCTGCAggctgggatggatggagcgCAGGACGCGGCGGATGCAGCGTTTTTGTGTTTGGACTTACCTGAGCTGCCCGGGGAGCATGATGATATTTCGATCgtgtttgaggatgaggctg AACGTGATAAACTTGCTGCATGCTTGCCTGCACCAGTCAAGGGTGGCTCTAGGCTGATCCCAAGAGATGAAGGGGTCGAAGGGGTAAGTGGAATTCATGATGGTGGGGCGTTCAAAGATCAAAACAAGAAGGGGTTCAAGAGGTTGTTCATCAGGTCACACGAGATATATCCTCTAAATCTTATTAGTTAA